A genomic stretch from Prionailurus bengalensis isolate Pbe53 chromosome E2, Fcat_Pben_1.1_paternal_pri, whole genome shotgun sequence includes:
- the CTRL gene encoding chymotrypsin-like protease CTRL-1 isoform X1: MLLLSLTLSLGLLGSSWGCGIPAIKPVLSFSQRIVNGENAVPGSWPWQVSLQDSSGFHFCGGSLISQSWVVTAAHCKVIPGRHFVVLGEYDRSSNAEPLQVLSISKAITHPFWNPTTLNNDLTLLKLASPAQYTKRITPVCLASPNEALPAGLTCATTGWGRLSGVGNVTPARLQQVALPLVTVSQCRQYWGSRITDSMICAGGSGVSSCQGDSGGPLVCQKGNTWVLIGVVSWGTSNCNVHKPAIYTRVSKFSTWINQIIAYN; the protein is encoded by the exons ATGCTGCTGCTCAGCCTGACCCTTAGCCTGGGCCTCCTTGGCTCCTCCTGGG GCTGCGGCATTCCTGCCATCAAGCCGGTACTGAGCTTCAGCCAGAGGATTGTCAACGGGGAGAATGCAGTGCCAGGTTCCTGGCCCTGGCAGGTGTCCCTGCAG GATAGCAGTGGCTTCCACTTTTGCGGTGGTTCCCTCATCAGCCAGTCCTGGGTGGTCACTGCTGCCCATTGCAAAGTCAT CCCTGGCCGCCACTTTGTTGTCCTGGGCGAATATGACCGATCATCCAATGCTGAGCCTTTGCAGGTTCTGTCCATCTCAAAG GCCATCACGCACCCTTTCTGGAACCCTACCACCCTAAACAATGACCTGACACTACTGAAGCTCGCCTCCCCAGCCCAGTACACAAAACGAATCACACCAGTCTGCCTGGCTTCTCCAAATGAGGCACTGCCTGCAGGCCTCACGTGTGCCACCACTGGCTGGGGACGCCTCAGCGGCGTGG GCAATGTGACCCCAGCACGCCTGCAGCAGGTGGCTTTGCCCCTGGTCACTGTGAGTCAGTGCAGGCAGTACTGGGGCTCACGTATCACTGACTCCATGATCTGTGCAGGCGGCTCAGGGGTCTCCTCGTGCCAG ggAGACTCTGGAGGGCCTCTTGTCTGCCAGAAAGGGAACACGTGGGTGCTTATTGGCGTTGTCTCCTGGGGCACCAGCAACTGCAACGTGCACAAGCCTGCCATATACACTCGGGTTAGCAAGTTCAGCACCTGGATCAACCAGATCATAGCCTACAACTGA
- the CTRL gene encoding chymotrypsin-like protease CTRL-1 isoform X2 — protein sequence MGCGIPAIKPVLSFSQRIVNGENAVPGSWPWQVSLQDSSGFHFCGGSLISQSWVVTAAHCKVIPGRHFVVLGEYDRSSNAEPLQVLSISKAITHPFWNPTTLNNDLTLLKLASPAQYTKRITPVCLASPNEALPAGLTCATTGWGRLSGVGNVTPARLQQVALPLVTVSQCRQYWGSRITDSMICAGGSGVSSCQGDSGGPLVCQKGNTWVLIGVVSWGTSNCNVHKPAIYTRVSKFSTWINQIIAYN from the exons ATGG GCTGCGGCATTCCTGCCATCAAGCCGGTACTGAGCTTCAGCCAGAGGATTGTCAACGGGGAGAATGCAGTGCCAGGTTCCTGGCCCTGGCAGGTGTCCCTGCAG GATAGCAGTGGCTTCCACTTTTGCGGTGGTTCCCTCATCAGCCAGTCCTGGGTGGTCACTGCTGCCCATTGCAAAGTCAT CCCTGGCCGCCACTTTGTTGTCCTGGGCGAATATGACCGATCATCCAATGCTGAGCCTTTGCAGGTTCTGTCCATCTCAAAG GCCATCACGCACCCTTTCTGGAACCCTACCACCCTAAACAATGACCTGACACTACTGAAGCTCGCCTCCCCAGCCCAGTACACAAAACGAATCACACCAGTCTGCCTGGCTTCTCCAAATGAGGCACTGCCTGCAGGCCTCACGTGTGCCACCACTGGCTGGGGACGCCTCAGCGGCGTGG GCAATGTGACCCCAGCACGCCTGCAGCAGGTGGCTTTGCCCCTGGTCACTGTGAGTCAGTGCAGGCAGTACTGGGGCTCACGTATCACTGACTCCATGATCTGTGCAGGCGGCTCAGGGGTCTCCTCGTGCCAG ggAGACTCTGGAGGGCCTCTTGTCTGCCAGAAAGGGAACACGTGGGTGCTTATTGGCGTTGTCTCCTGGGGCACCAGCAACTGCAACGTGCACAAGCCTGCCATATACACTCGGGTTAGCAAGTTCAGCACCTGGATCAACCAGATCATAGCCTACAACTGA